One segment of Phycisphaerae bacterium DNA contains the following:
- a CDS encoding NADH-quinone oxidoreductase subunit A, whose protein sequence is MATEALEPVLAASDLGYGPIGILLLGVSAVGVIILLLTHFVPKEKRVGSEKDSSYESGMPAIGDARRRFNVKFYLVAMMFLIFDVELIFMYPWAMAFLDAQGSTDPAVAASLPMLFWVMMIFAAYLVLGLLYEWGKGILDYQ, encoded by the coding sequence ATGGCCACTGAAGCACTCGAACCAGTCTTAGCAGCGAGCGACTTGGGGTACGGACCGATCGGCATCCTGCTGCTTGGCGTGTCAGCGGTCGGCGTGATCATACTTCTGCTGACCCATTTCGTGCCCAAGGAAAAGCGCGTCGGCTCTGAGAAGGACTCCTCATATGAATCCGGCATGCCCGCCATCGGTGACGCCCGGCGGCGGTTCAATGTGAAGTTTTACCTTGTCGCGATGATGTTCCTGATTTTTGACGTGGAATTGATCTTCATGTACCCCTGGGCCATGGCGTTTCTGGATGCGCAGGGTTCAACCGACCCGGCCGTCGCAGCCAGCCTGCCGATGCTGTTCTGGGTAATGATGATCTTCGCGGCGTACCTCGTCTTGGGGCTGCTCTATGAATGGGGCAAGGGCATCCTTGACTATCAATAA
- a CDS encoding NADH-quinone oxidoreductase subunit C translates to MASAADIASALNAKFPGRNYEAAPLMMRASGPGDQFYLRVVPSDLVEIMTWLHDDSACRFEQLIDLTCVDYLNFPGAVDRFGVNYSILSITHGHRLWIKVFLNEPALALPSVTPIWPGANWMEREVYDMFGIVFEGHPDLRRILTWDGFEANPLRKDYPLRGRGERENYEVVTRDSA, encoded by the coding sequence ATGGCGAGTGCAGCCGACATTGCCAGTGCGTTGAACGCAAAATTCCCCGGCCGCAACTACGAGGCCGCTCCGCTGATGATGCGGGCCAGCGGGCCGGGGGATCAGTTCTATCTGCGCGTGGTGCCGTCGGACCTGGTGGAGATCATGACCTGGCTTCATGATGACTCCGCGTGCCGCTTCGAACAACTGATCGACCTGACCTGTGTGGACTATCTGAATTTCCCCGGCGCGGTTGATCGATTTGGCGTGAACTACTCGATCTTATCGATTACGCACGGACACCGACTCTGGATCAAGGTCTTTCTCAACGAACCCGCCCTGGCGTTGCCGTCGGTGACTCCGATCTGGCCTGGCGCGAATTGGATGGAACGGGAAGTCTATGACATGTTCGGAATTGTCTTCGAAGGGCATCCCGACTTGCGCCGAATTCTCACGTGGGACGGATTTGAGGCAAACCCCCTGCGCAAGGACTACCCCTTACGAGGCCGGGGCGAACGGGAAAATTACGAAGTCGTCACACGCGACAGCGCATGA
- a CDS encoding GreA/GreB family elongation factor, giving the protein MKLMGYDELKSHANAKRWPEVESEWLSVIAEPVTEPDELLGVIDAAVEAGQGKLAESMGWAWLSTMKEKYSARDALQLGRGLLLRLPDGEQLRSEILSLYKQTHSEHPDLERWVEKSGLQAGKSVRRALRYLDVGLRLAEGAYLRHRAEEEAAQIVEADFEAEEFTLRTSRGKRTLPLPELVNDFDPADENDFVVLQQLNPSRVAELLEKDPVKLAIGICRCHRNQIDRDQIKLLLVPRYLPSNKWTDWWNKLRNALKKSPNLRIEGRSPMFLIYDPVGQSPEQEAWSLFSSADQPRQWLEILEAYLRDSKSHQREPDADFLNRVQKSLTDRIDRFRRHHDHENAFATALVIERLASDGLPISTTAHGTAIEMIRTSEAPVSDIAAIPDARLWGLAATVVEQAFPEKWPEFFAEMILYAPAGQCDTLAKRVEKAGRGELLVNIVERALSDPGRHTDAVMWIWKGPAVNLPLPIPPALELFGIILTIVGPARHSEGKAAGQTVNEMRAKVRSGIGAKNYGRFRECLKLMDLSMAQAFRRQIERAEGLGPSVQAEMTSMLSDAFPKLYVKVEVPAWDDESSLYFSSDGLRAKEAELDEIVNVKMRENAKAIGEAASRGDLSENSEYKYALEERDLLRARVAKINAELAKAKLIDPAKVPTDHVSIGQRVVLRSLSGSDSISLMIMGVGDGDMNRRMYSYQTPIARQILGQRLGDKVRLSFDGKSEAEYEITEITVAAD; this is encoded by the coding sequence GTGAAGCTGATGGGATACGACGAGCTCAAATCACACGCAAACGCAAAACGCTGGCCTGAGGTCGAATCCGAATGGTTATCGGTCATTGCCGAGCCGGTGACGGAGCCCGACGAATTGCTTGGCGTCATTGACGCGGCCGTCGAAGCGGGCCAGGGCAAATTGGCCGAATCGATGGGCTGGGCTTGGCTGTCCACGATGAAGGAGAAGTACTCCGCGCGGGACGCACTCCAACTGGGTCGCGGACTCTTGCTACGTTTGCCGGATGGGGAGCAACTCCGCAGCGAGATTCTTTCGCTTTATAAGCAGACCCATAGCGAGCACCCCGATCTGGAACGATGGGTGGAGAAATCCGGCCTTCAGGCTGGGAAGTCGGTACGCCGTGCACTGCGGTATCTTGACGTGGGCCTGCGGTTGGCCGAAGGCGCATACCTCCGCCATCGAGCAGAAGAAGAGGCCGCGCAGATCGTCGAGGCGGATTTTGAGGCTGAAGAGTTCACGCTCCGGACCTCGCGGGGTAAACGCACTTTACCACTGCCCGAATTGGTGAACGATTTTGACCCCGCTGACGAGAACGACTTCGTTGTCCTGCAACAGTTGAACCCCAGCCGTGTTGCGGAACTGCTTGAGAAAGACCCGGTCAAGCTCGCGATCGGAATATGCCGCTGTCACCGCAATCAGATCGATCGCGACCAGATCAAATTGCTGCTTGTCCCGCGGTACCTTCCGTCGAATAAATGGACAGATTGGTGGAACAAGCTGCGAAATGCTCTCAAGAAGTCGCCTAATCTGCGAATTGAGGGTCGTTCGCCGATGTTCCTCATCTACGACCCGGTCGGTCAGTCACCGGAACAGGAGGCATGGTCGCTTTTTTCCTCGGCCGATCAGCCGCGACAATGGCTCGAGATACTTGAGGCATACCTCCGCGATTCGAAATCGCACCAGCGAGAGCCGGACGCCGATTTCCTCAATCGCGTACAGAAGTCGCTCACGGATCGTATCGACCGCTTCCGTCGCCACCACGATCATGAAAATGCCTTCGCGACGGCCCTCGTGATCGAACGCCTCGCGTCCGACGGCTTGCCGATATCCACCACAGCGCACGGTACGGCGATCGAAATGATTCGAACGTCGGAGGCGCCGGTATCCGACATCGCCGCGATTCCGGATGCTCGGCTTTGGGGGTTGGCAGCGACTGTTGTGGAACAGGCATTCCCCGAAAAGTGGCCGGAGTTTTTCGCCGAAATGATTCTGTATGCTCCAGCGGGTCAATGCGACACGCTTGCGAAGAGAGTTGAGAAGGCCGGTCGCGGCGAATTGCTGGTGAACATCGTCGAGCGAGCCTTGTCTGATCCTGGTCGCCATACCGACGCCGTTATGTGGATCTGGAAGGGGCCTGCCGTGAACCTGCCGCTCCCAATTCCGCCGGCCCTGGAATTGTTCGGGATCATTCTGACGATCGTCGGACCGGCCCGGCATTCGGAGGGCAAGGCGGCCGGACAGACCGTCAATGAAATGAGAGCCAAGGTGCGAAGCGGAATCGGCGCAAAAAACTACGGTCGTTTCCGCGAGTGTCTGAAACTCATGGACCTCTCGATGGCTCAGGCTTTCCGGCGTCAAATTGAGCGAGCGGAGGGCCTCGGCCCCAGCGTGCAGGCCGAGATGACCTCCATGCTGAGCGATGCATTTCCGAAGCTCTACGTCAAGGTCGAGGTGCCGGCATGGGATGACGAATCCTCACTTTACTTCAGTTCGGATGGTCTTCGCGCCAAGGAAGCCGAATTGGACGAGATCGTCAATGTCAAAATGCGGGAAAACGCGAAGGCAATCGGCGAAGCCGCTTCTCGTGGCGATTTGAGCGAAAACTCGGAGTATAAGTACGCCCTCGAAGAGCGCGATCTGCTTCGCGCTCGGGTCGCAAAAATCAATGCCGAGCTTGCGAAGGCGAAGCTCATCGATCCGGCCAAGGTGCCGACCGATCACGTCAGTATCGGGCAGCGCGTGGTGCTGAGAAGTCTCTCCGGTTCCGACTCCATTTCGCTCATGATCATGGGCGTTGGCGATGGCGACATGAACCGGAGGATGTATTCCTATCAGACCCCGATTGCACGGCAGATTCTCGGGCAACGGCTCGGAGACAAAGTGCGCCTTTCGTTTGATGGAAAGTCGGAAGCGGAGTATGAAATCACGGAAATCACGGTCGCCGCGGACTAA
- a CDS encoding amidohydrolase family protein: protein MATAIPRSSLDEKWLICSVSVRQVRRISALKIGAALGGVNVRVLLCPLIGALCAAVTVQAQERPRAFVGARLIPVSQPEIESGTLIIQRGKILAIGPKDQIELPERTEVIDASDKVIMPGLVCTHSHVGGGWGGDSSSPIQPDCRILDSINVRDSGLLKARAGGLTTLNVMPGSGHLLSGQTIYIKLKDARTIEDLAIRDESGAILGGMKMANGTNSRGNAPFPGTRAKAAALVRSQFVKAQAYRDKLKRAETEPDQAPERDLAMEGLVDVLEGRRIVHFHTHRHDDILTAIRLSQEFGFKVVLHHLSEGDIVADEIAKAGVPCSIILVDSPGGKLEAMNLNFSTGAALEKAGVLTAFHTDDPITDSRLFLRMAALGVRGGMSRQKAIEALTLAPARMIGLDARTGSLDAGKDADFIVLTGDPLSVYSKVLLTYVEGRKVFDRSNPKDRLFAVGGYGAGTDHIMIMCCGEDDHTHGDGQ from the coding sequence ATGGCGACCGCGATCCCCCGTTCCAGCCTAGATGAAAAATGGTTAATATGCTCGGTTTCCGTCCGTCAGGTCAGGCGGATTTCAGCGCTGAAGATCGGCGCGGCTCTGGGAGGCGTAAACGTGCGGGTACTTCTTTGTCCCCTTATCGGGGCACTGTGTGCGGCAGTTACCGTTCAGGCGCAGGAGCGTCCGCGTGCCTTCGTCGGCGCTCGCCTTATTCCCGTCTCTCAGCCTGAAATTGAGAGCGGCACGCTTATCATTCAGCGCGGGAAGATTCTTGCGATCGGCCCGAAGGACCAAATCGAGCTGCCGGAACGAACTGAGGTCATAGACGCATCCGACAAGGTCATCATGCCTGGTCTGGTCTGCACGCACAGCCACGTCGGCGGCGGCTGGGGCGGCGACTCCAGTTCACCCATTCAGCCCGACTGCCGAATTCTGGATTCGATCAACGTACGGGATTCAGGATTGCTTAAGGCTCGTGCCGGCGGACTGACAACGCTCAACGTCATGCCAGGCTCAGGGCACCTGCTGAGCGGACAGACCATTTACATTAAGCTGAAGGATGCTCGTACGATTGAGGATTTGGCAATCCGCGACGAATCCGGTGCGATCCTCGGCGGCATGAAGATGGCAAACGGCACCAATTCTCGTGGAAACGCACCGTTTCCGGGAACAAGGGCCAAGGCCGCCGCGCTCGTTCGTTCGCAATTTGTTAAGGCACAGGCCTATCGCGACAAACTCAAGCGGGCCGAAACGGAACCGGACCAGGCTCCTGAACGCGATCTGGCGATGGAAGGACTCGTGGACGTGCTCGAGGGGCGTCGCATCGTACATTTCCACACACATCGCCACGACGACATCCTGACCGCGATTCGACTTTCGCAGGAATTCGGATTCAAGGTCGTGCTGCATCACCTGAGTGAAGGCGACATCGTTGCAGATGAAATCGCGAAGGCCGGTGTGCCGTGTTCGATCATTCTCGTCGACAGTCCGGGTGGGAAGCTCGAAGCGATGAATCTTAACTTCTCGACCGGCGCCGCACTTGAAAAAGCCGGCGTGCTGACCGCGTTTCACACCGACGATCCAATCACTGATTCGAGGCTGTTTCTTCGAATGGCGGCCCTCGGCGTACGGGGAGGCATGTCTCGACAAAAGGCGATCGAGGCGCTGACGCTCGCTCCAGCCAGAATGATCGGACTGGACGCGCGAACTGGTTCACTCGACGCCGGCAAGGACGCGGACTTCATCGTACTCACGGGTGATCCGCTCAGTGTGTATTCCAAGGTGCTGCTCACCTATGTCGAAGGCCGAAAAGTATTTGACCGCAGCAATCCCAAAGACCGCCTGTTCGCGGTGGGCGGGTACGGCGCTGGCACAGATCACATCATGATTATGTGCTGCGGCGAAGATGACCATACTCATGGAGACGGACAATGA
- a CDS encoding M56 family metallopeptidase, translated as MTRIAKAPWAGVFRILPIAVVAIALAVSNWSTSLWQNGLVLIPLAALVALVARRSTVSPTTRHTLWLALLLWLVVGSALPPVLFEKVDSNSGSFADASKRVCDTRTGDSIELPRSRGTDERLVSGVSESDLPQIESVTSRPDPSIIVLGTVRPFTTTTLDYSTREDYERMTRSGGSAEGVDRPMPEPADCEPAEDHWRSPSICDAELVASADACQSTEPVQPDFQVAAWSAPVGLTRIEARRIFQGHPGSQELAPLMRTSDVPEGLRRESWFVDMISGLARYGEFVFAPEIRNWIRPVAKAWESVTRLPAIPLPIWITGMSVVLMLRVRRGRAFRRIVERGVEAPADVRRGVEQAARAVGLTRVPRTIVVEDRVSPMVWFDGPATLILPIQLWRELDQAARRAVLCHELAHLRRHDHWICRFESWIGAVYWWHPLVWWIRGRLQEEAEYCCDAWVTWLQPGGRRAYAEALIQTKQFINPPVAPAPVGAIGMTSGRTRRFARRLTMVMTQRVSPNRSRIQFVAAAGILAIGWLVSPDRSHLSHGAERVAKPVHETRPSSLSEPSTPAPLTFAPPSLTTPAAKSAPSSAADDSYVELAAQIARLDMELKRLSELLNARGASSSSAHAAEILPGLASTIHGRVRSPAIAGIAPVAPSEPAIPAVVIETPVYGRDYAIPAGRREALWNLMALSDVPPCVVESPNGITLNGTAAQHRAFAAFVELITASAEDRIESYQLPDSKLEAMKALMSRSDVPVLAEVHGNDLRIHGNEMTQRIIADFVEMIHPTKAPLGAGDLSSESLFGTTAPIAGFGSINHQASWINASPAVDAYRLAESAAIVEREARSRRNEAKAMEHAYRLMAAAGADWPRADQLKNADTPDILERRAAEYTAMAGLLKARMETLRASLAQRSESTYTGSTDVDLGSIENQLAEIERAAQVLRESAYRIRQDGMTVPAQSELAPEARDASE; from the coding sequence ATGACTCGCATCGCCAAGGCACCTTGGGCCGGAGTGTTCCGAATTCTGCCGATCGCCGTCGTAGCGATCGCGTTGGCTGTTTCGAACTGGTCGACCTCGCTCTGGCAAAACGGACTCGTACTGATTCCGCTTGCGGCGCTCGTTGCACTGGTCGCGCGACGCAGCACGGTAAGTCCGACAACGCGACATACGTTGTGGTTGGCCTTGCTTCTGTGGCTGGTGGTTGGAAGCGCCTTGCCTCCAGTCCTTTTTGAAAAGGTGGACAGCAATTCGGGATCGTTCGCAGATGCCTCGAAACGTGTTTGCGATACCCGAACAGGCGACTCGATCGAACTGCCGCGATCCCGAGGTACCGATGAACGCCTTGTCTCCGGCGTCAGCGAGTCCGACCTGCCGCAGATCGAATCCGTCACTTCGCGACCCGATCCTTCCATCATCGTGCTCGGAACAGTTCGCCCCTTTACAACCACAACCCTCGATTACTCGACCAGAGAAGATTATGAACGAATGACGCGGTCCGGCGGTTCCGCCGAGGGTGTCGACCGTCCAATGCCCGAACCGGCGGATTGCGAACCGGCTGAGGATCATTGGCGGTCGCCTTCGATCTGTGATGCCGAACTTGTGGCATCGGCGGATGCTTGTCAATCGACTGAGCCCGTTCAGCCGGATTTTCAAGTCGCCGCATGGTCCGCCCCGGTCGGACTGACTCGCATCGAGGCTCGCCGAATTTTCCAGGGCCATCCGGGCTCTCAGGAATTGGCGCCGCTGATGCGAACTTCAGACGTCCCGGAAGGTCTCCGACGTGAATCTTGGTTCGTTGACATGATCTCCGGCCTGGCCCGCTATGGCGAGTTCGTATTCGCACCGGAAATTCGCAATTGGATCAGGCCTGTGGCGAAGGCATGGGAGTCGGTCACTCGCCTTCCGGCAATTCCGTTGCCGATATGGATCACCGGCATGTCTGTCGTGTTGATGCTTCGTGTGCGTCGCGGCCGTGCGTTCCGGCGAATTGTTGAACGCGGTGTCGAAGCGCCGGCCGATGTGCGCAGGGGTGTTGAGCAGGCGGCCCGTGCCGTTGGATTGACACGCGTTCCGCGAACGATCGTCGTTGAAGACCGCGTCTCTCCAATGGTCTGGTTTGACGGGCCGGCGACTTTGATTCTGCCCATCCAGCTGTGGCGTGAGCTGGATCAGGCCGCCCGGCGAGCCGTACTTTGTCATGAATTGGCGCACCTCCGGCGCCACGATCACTGGATCTGTCGGTTCGAATCGTGGATCGGCGCCGTTTACTGGTGGCATCCTCTGGTGTGGTGGATTCGGGGTCGCCTTCAGGAGGAGGCGGAATACTGTTGCGACGCATGGGTAACATGGCTCCAGCCGGGTGGACGCCGCGCTTATGCGGAAGCACTGATTCAGACGAAACAATTCATCAATCCGCCCGTCGCGCCTGCCCCGGTTGGCGCGATCGGAATGACGTCGGGGCGCACCCGACGATTCGCAAGGAGACTGACCATGGTGATGACTCAACGCGTATCCCCGAATCGGTCCCGCATTCAATTCGTGGCTGCCGCCGGCATCCTGGCGATTGGCTGGCTCGTGTCGCCTGATCGTTCGCATCTGTCTCACGGTGCCGAACGCGTCGCCAAGCCAGTCCATGAAACCCGGCCGTCCAGCCTGTCGGAACCGTCGACGCCTGCACCGTTGACTTTCGCGCCTCCATCGTTAACCACACCGGCTGCGAAGTCTGCACCCTCTTCAGCGGCGGATGACAGTTATGTCGAACTGGCCGCGCAAATCGCTCGGTTGGACATGGAACTGAAGCGGCTGTCCGAATTGCTCAATGCGAGAGGGGCCTCGTCGTCGAGTGCTCACGCCGCTGAGATCCTGCCAGGTCTCGCGTCAACCATTCATGGCCGCGTGAGGAGTCCCGCCATTGCAGGCATTGCTCCAGTGGCCCCGAGCGAGCCGGCAATTCCGGCAGTGGTCATCGAGACTCCGGTGTATGGCCGCGATTATGCTATTCCAGCAGGCCGTCGCGAAGCGCTTTGGAATCTGATGGCTCTGTCGGATGTGCCTCCCTGCGTGGTTGAATCGCCGAATGGAATTACACTCAACGGTACCGCCGCACAGCATCGGGCCTTCGCCGCGTTTGTCGAACTGATTACTGCAAGCGCGGAAGATCGCATCGAAAGCTACCAGTTGCCCGATTCCAAGTTGGAAGCGATGAAAGCGCTGATGTCTCGCTCGGACGTGCCGGTACTCGCGGAGGTACATGGCAACGATCTTCGAATCCACGGAAATGAAATGACCCAGCGAATTATCGCCGACTTCGTCGAGATGATTCATCCGACGAAAGCTCCGCTTGGCGCGGGCGATCTGTCCAGCGAGAGCCTGTTTGGTACGACCGCACCGATTGCCGGATTCGGTTCGATCAATCATCAGGCCAGTTGGATCAACGCAAGTCCCGCTGTCGATGCGTACAGGCTCGCGGAGTCCGCGGCGATTGTTGAACGCGAAGCCCGTTCGCGGAGGAATGAGGCGAAGGCGATGGAGCACGCGTATCGTCTGATGGCCGCCGCGGGAGCGGATTGGCCACGAGCCGATCAGTTGAAGAATGCCGATACACCTGACATCCTCGAAAGGCGGGCGGCCGAATATACCGCGATGGCGGGTTTGTTGAAGGCGAGGATGGAAACGCTTCGAGCATCGCTTGCACAACGGAGTGAATCAACTTACACCGGCTCGACGGACGTGGATCTTGGATCGATTGAGAATCAGCTTGCCGAGATCGAGCGTGCAGCACAGGTTCTTCGTGAGTCAGCCTATAGGATTCGCCAGGACGGCATGACGGTGCCCGCGCAATCCGAACTGGCACCGGAAGCTCGCGACGCGAGTGAATAA
- the nuoB gene encoding NADH-quinone oxidoreductase subunit NuoB, with product MTGGDTLTTRLSDLVDFFRKNGINWSRKNSVWPLPFATACCGIELMATASSRYDLARFGAEVMRFSPRQSDLLICAGRVAIKMMPVLQRIYKQITEPKWVISMGACASTGGVFDTYAVVQGVDQFLPVDVYVPGCPPRPETLIEGVMAIQRKIEKDGIRDSASRGRGLRMVVEPTYQLNVQSVSKG from the coding sequence ATGACCGGGGGCGACACGCTCACCACGCGACTGTCCGACCTGGTGGACTTCTTCCGAAAGAACGGCATCAACTGGTCACGAAAAAACTCTGTCTGGCCGCTGCCGTTCGCGACGGCGTGCTGCGGGATCGAACTGATGGCCACGGCTTCCAGCCGTTACGATCTGGCCCGTTTCGGCGCAGAGGTGATGCGCTTCAGTCCGCGTCAGAGTGATCTGCTCATCTGCGCCGGGCGCGTCGCAATCAAGATGATGCCGGTGCTCCAGCGCATCTACAAACAGATCACCGAGCCCAAATGGGTGATTTCGATGGGTGCCTGCGCTTCCACGGGCGGCGTGTTCGATACCTACGCGGTCGTTCAGGGTGTCGATCAGTTCCTGCCGGTCGATGTGTATGTACCGGGTTGTCCGCCGAGACCCGAGACGCTGATCGAGGGAGTCATGGCGATCCAGCGAAAAATCGAAAAGGACGGAATTAGGGATAGCGCGTCGCGTGGCCGCGGCCTGCGCATGGTGGTGGAGCCGACATATCAATTGAATGTTCAGTCGGTGTCGAAGGGTTAA
- a CDS encoding BlaI/MecI/CopY family transcriptional regulator produces MPEKPVDLSASELEVLSVLWDEGPSTVRQVHAHLHRSGRRIAYTTVLTFLTRLEQKSVVTSDKSGMAYIYRPALTRDRIRRSRLKSLVEQLYDGAAGELVLQLIKTQRFSANEIDQLRELVDRLDRKGKPDSTESEG; encoded by the coding sequence GTGCCTGAAAAACCCGTTGATCTCAGCGCGTCCGAGTTGGAGGTACTCAGCGTCCTGTGGGATGAAGGACCTTCCACTGTGAGACAGGTGCACGCCCATCTGCACCGTTCGGGCCGCAGGATCGCGTACACAACCGTGCTGACATTCCTGACGCGACTGGAACAGAAATCCGTTGTTACCAGTGACAAATCAGGCATGGCATATATATATCGTCCGGCGCTCACGCGCGATCGAATTCGGCGCAGCCGACTCAAGAGTCTTGTTGAGCAGTTGTACGACGGCGCAGCGGGCGAATTGGTCTTGCAGCTGATTAAGACGCAGCGATTTTCCGCGAACGAGATTGATCAATTGCGCGAATTGGTCGATCGCCTTGATCGCAAAGGCAAACCGGATAGCACCGAATCGGAGGGCTGA
- the tsaB gene encoding tRNA (adenosine(37)-N6)-threonylcarbamoyltransferase complex dimerization subunit type 1 TsaB — MNTTKIIAIETSGRCGSVALAEGPTLLEEALFAADQEHARDLLPIIDRLTRNQGWHPDHINHCYVSIGPGSFTGLRVAVTFARHLAMTTGAKICDVPTLDVVARNGLDLKPVPNQLAVVLDAKRRQVFGAIYELEGDGYRRAIGPLLIEPAALLATVTRELVVVGEGVPYHEAALRAGGVIIGESAAWRPRAAQVHRLGWNAAQRGQFTASNELVPMYVRRPEAEEIWEKRTGAGQSVAESATKPIIRS; from the coding sequence ATGAATACGACAAAGATCATTGCAATCGAGACATCGGGTCGCTGTGGTTCCGTCGCGCTTGCTGAGGGGCCAACGCTGCTGGAGGAAGCCTTGTTCGCGGCCGACCAGGAGCACGCGCGAGATCTGCTGCCGATTATTGATCGACTTACGCGAAACCAGGGATGGCACCCAGACCATATCAACCATTGCTATGTATCGATTGGGCCAGGCAGTTTCACAGGCCTGCGCGTGGCTGTCACGTTCGCACGACATTTGGCGATGACAACCGGCGCCAAGATTTGCGATGTTCCGACGTTGGATGTCGTCGCCCGCAACGGTCTCGACCTGAAGCCCGTCCCGAACCAACTGGCGGTGGTACTGGATGCGAAGCGCCGACAGGTATTTGGCGCCATCTACGAACTCGAAGGCGACGGCTACCGACGAGCGATCGGGCCGCTCCTGATCGAGCCGGCCGCCCTGCTGGCCACGGTGACGCGCGAACTTGTCGTAGTCGGCGAGGGCGTGCCCTATCATGAAGCGGCACTCCGAGCAGGTGGTGTGATCATCGGCGAATCGGCCGCGTGGCGTCCGCGGGCGGCGCAGGTCCATCGTCTGGGCTGGAACGCCGCTCAACGAGGCCAGTTCACGGCTTCCAACGAACTTGTGCCGATGTATGTTCGTCGGCCCGAAGCGGAAGAAATCTGGGAAAAGCGAACTGGAGCCGGGCAGTCGGTCGCGGAATCCGCGACAAAGCCGATCATACGAAGCTGA
- a CDS encoding STAS domain-containing protein has protein sequence MANARLVIQSYADVTVVTFQDSSILEMRVIDQIGQELYELTDKQNKQKLILDFTNVQFLASHTLGVLLNLSKKAKAINGQMVMCSLRKELMKLFTITNLDKIFKFFPTDKEALAHFGVHVT, from the coding sequence ATGGCGAACGCCAGATTGGTCATCCAGAGCTATGCCGATGTGACCGTGGTCACATTTCAGGATTCCTCGATTCTCGAAATGCGCGTCATCGATCAGATTGGCCAGGAATTGTACGAGTTGACCGACAAGCAGAACAAGCAGAAGCTGATCCTCGATTTCACGAACGTCCAGTTTCTTGCGTCTCATACACTTGGCGTGCTGCTCAATCTCAGCAAGAAGGCCAAGGCGATCAACGGCCAAATGGTGATGTGCTCATTGCGCAAGGAATTGATGAAACTTTTCACCATCACCAACCTCGATAAGATTTTCAAATTCTTTCCCACCGACAAGGAAGCGCTCGCCCATTTCGGCGTCCATGTGACCTAG